One Candidatus Bathyarchaeia archaeon genomic window, GTCAAGCCAGTAGAGGATCTCGCTGGGATCGACGCGGGAAAAACCAGTATTGAAGATATGAAGAAGAAACTTGACAAGATGCGCTCCGAGGACCGTTATTGAGCCCGCCGCAAACCGTTGACACTCGTTTCTTCCTCACCCATTTCCTTGCGCATACCGATTCTCTGAGAGATAGGTCGCGACGAAAGATCACTGAGCTGCAGCGCCAGAACGCAATAGTTCCCACAATAGTTGTTCACGAGGTCTACAAGTACGAATATGAAGAATCGGGGGTGGAGGTTGCGAATTTGCGGATCGATTCGATACTGAGGTCCAGCTTCAGGATCATCGATCTCTCCACGCCGATAGCCATCACTGCTGCAACCCTAAGAGCTCGCCACCGGGGACTTCCAACCGCGGACGCTATAATCGCAGCCACAGCCCTGCACCAAAAGGCTAGAAGAATCGTCTCAGACGATCCACATTTCTCGAGGATCGAAGGACTCACGACAGAATGGCTGTAAGAGTGGACAGCAGTGTCGAAGGAAAAAATTGCAATAGAAAACACTCATTCGGTATTGAGAAATTCTTCCTGTGGAGCGAATAGGTCTCAATCACGTCGTCTCTCGGTTCGTCTTCGCTGTCAGTGGTTTTTGTCCTCAAACGTAATATTAGTCAAGTAATCAGCCGACGAAGGGATTGGGAGACTGAGACTATCCAGAGTGTAGGTAAAAAACGGTCGTGGGTCCAAACCTATGCCAGGATTGCCGGGATAATCTTCCTGGTCGCAGTTGTAGCAGGCCTCATCGGCGAGGCCACTGTTCCATCAATGCTTGTCGTGCCAGGAGATCCGGCTGCTACCGCGCGCAACATCGTTGGGAACGACTTGCTCTTTCGTCTCGGCTTCGTTGCCTACATTGTAGAGGCGTTGACCGATGTGGCTCTTACCTTCCTGCTCTACGTCCTGCTCCGGCCTGTCCGTGCAAATCTGGCCTTCGCCGCTGTACTCTTTCGAGTCATGGCCACTGCAACGTTCGCGTCCGGCGAAATCTTCTACTTCGCCCAGAGACAGATTCTAGGAGGAGACCAATACCTGAACAACTTCACGACTCCACAATTGCAGACGCTTGCACTATTGTCATACAACGTCTCCATCGCGGCCGGCAACCTCTCCACCATATTCTACGGGACAGGCTCGATCATCCTCGGATACT contains:
- a CDS encoding PIN domain-containing protein, whose translation is MSPPQTVDTRFFLTHFLAHTDSLRDRSRRKITELQRQNAIVPTIVVHEVYKYEYEESGVEVANLRIDSILRSSFRIIDLSTPIAITAATLRARHRGLPTADAIIAATALHQKARRIVSDDPHFSRIEGLTTEWL
- a CDS encoding DUF4386 domain-containing protein — its product is MVFVLKRNISQVISRRRDWETETIQSVGKKRSWVQTYARIAGIIFLVAVVAGLIGEATVPSMLVVPGDPAATARNIVGNDLLFRLGFVAYIVEALTDVALTFLLYVLLRPVRANLAFAAVLFRVMATATFASGEIFYFAQRQILGGDQYLNNFTTPQLQTLALLSYNVSIAAGNLSTIFYGTGSIILGYLIWRSGYLPRIMGLLWVIGGIGFATGTLVWFTAPAYASILLMLPMIIALIILGAWLLVRGVNLANWREREPGGTV